The Macrococcoides canis genome has a window encoding:
- the xpt gene encoding xanthine phosphoribosyltransferase, with amino-acid sequence MEKLQQRVKEDGVVIDGGILKVDSFLNHQIDPELMYEVGETIYDKYKDEGVTKVLTIEASGIAPAIMAALKFKVPCLFAKKSVPSTLTEEVYHTDIHSYTKNKTSHVVVSKRFLNEDDRVVIIDDFLANGEAALGLYNLVQQAGATCVGVGIVVEKSFQPGKQRLLDAGLDVTSLCEIAALDNGKVTLVGEGEH; translated from the coding sequence GTGGAAAAATTACAGCAACGTGTAAAAGAAGATGGCGTTGTTATTGATGGTGGTATTTTGAAAGTGGATTCGTTTCTGAATCATCAAATTGACCCTGAATTAATGTATGAAGTTGGTGAAACGATATACGACAAGTATAAAGATGAGGGTGTCACTAAAGTTTTGACGATTGAGGCATCTGGAATTGCACCAGCTATAATGGCCGCACTAAAGTTTAAAGTACCTTGTCTTTTTGCGAAAAAATCTGTACCGAGCACCTTGACTGAAGAAGTGTATCATACAGATATTCATTCTTATACGAAAAATAAGACGAGTCACGTAGTCGTGTCAAAACGATTCTTAAATGAAGATGATCGAGTAGTTATCATTGATGACTTTTTAGCAAATGGTGAGGCAGCACTTGGTCTTTATAATCTTGTACAACAAGCCGGAGCAACGTGTGTTGGGGTTGGAATTGTAGTCGAGAAAAGTTTTCAGCCAGGTAAACAGCGTCTGCTTGATGCAGGTTTAGATGTAACGAGTCTATGTGAAATTGCAGCGCTTGATAATGGCAAAGTTACATTAGTAGGAGAGGGCGAACATTAA